From Lolium perenne isolate Kyuss_39 chromosome 5, Kyuss_2.0, whole genome shotgun sequence, a single genomic window includes:
- the LOC127301610 gene encoding uncharacterized protein isoform X1 codes for MWDAIAAAVPGKTPEDVRRHYELLVEDVDGIEAGRVPLLVYAGDAGPDDGGGSGGGGGKKGSGVDKGSSKSAEQERRKGIAWTEDEHRCPCASATEPSACLKTAAASAAPGRWRRLRWRARVWRWRRRRGAWRRRQRLSSNPRVSPLSPITTPLAVPVSTPPSPCACGGRRLHPRSQLLSLHTSLSGTAGAADLRQGPLPGARAARPSPAGTAWEGSAGDLHRSSSARWIREGDGPGKKAVGLWWACSGKDRVGRRAARRRRRQRIRNGSCHSTVSLSLWLCKDFKKKKNGTTMTCI; via the exons ATGTGggacgccatcgccgccgccgtcccGGGCAAGACGCCCGAGGATGTCCGGCGCCACTACGAGCTGCTCGTTGAGGACGTCGACGGCATCGAGGCCGGCCGCGTGCCGCTGCTCGTCTACGCCGGTGATGCCGGGCCCGACGACGGCGGGGGCTCCGGGGGCGGGGGCGGGAAGAAGGGCTCGGGCGTCGACAAGGGCTCGTCCAAGTCCGCCGAGCAGGAGCGCCGGAAGGGGATCGCCTGGACCGAGGACGAGCACAG ATGCCCATGCGCCTCGGCGACGGAGCCGAGCGCGTGCCTGAAGACAGCGGCGGCGAGCGCCGCGCCTGGGCGATGGCGGCGACTGCGGTGGCGAGCGCGCGTCTGGAGATGGCGGCGGCGAAGGGGTGCCTGGCGACGACGGCAGCGCCTCTCCTCCAATCCCCGCGTTAGTCCTCTCTCCCCAATAACCACTCCTCTGGCTGTCCCCGTCTCCACCCCTCCTTCTCCTTGCGCGTGCGGCGGCCGCCGGCTCCATCCCCGCAGCCAGCTTCTCTCCCTCCACACATCCCTCTCTGGAACCGCCGGCGCGGCCGATCTCCGGCAGGGGCCGCTTCCGGGGGCAAGGGCGGCGCGACCGTCCCCCGCAGGGACAGCATGGGAGGGAAGCGCGGGCGACCTCCACAGGTCCTCGAGCGCGCGGTGGATCCGCGAGGGAGATGGACCGGGGAAGAAGGCAGTGGGGCTGTGGTGGGCGTGTAGCGGCAAGGACAGGGTCGGCCGGCGAGCTGCAAGGCGACGGAGGAGGCAGAGAATAAGAAACGGCAGCTGCCATAGCACAGTTTCTCTCTCTCTGTGGTTGTGCAAggacttcaaaaaaaaaaagaatggtACAACGATGACTTGCATATGA
- the LOC127301610 gene encoding uncharacterized protein isoform X2 produces the protein MLVQSRRLRLQRTSYVDIRNLGHWLIVAPLTTYSSYLFSSFRYDHLYLIISAEWLLFSQLADHRCLTNVKPPSGPTASCTSPRDTHAGLLLHVLCYSGIRLFIEISPHSRSKWIPTNLAGSGAGHTNGVRELRNCLVLPTVVDDP, from the exons ATGTTAGTCCAATCTCGAAGGCTGCG GTTGCAGAGAACGAGTTATGTTGATATACGAAATCTGGGGCATTGGCTTATCGTGGCACCTTTAACCACATATTCTTCTTATCTTTTCAGTTCTTTTAGGTACGATCATCTCTACTTGATCATTTCTGCAGAATGGTTGTTGTTTTCTCAACTTGCAGACCATCG TTGTCTGACAAATGTCAAACCTCCGTCCGGGCCGACCGCCTCTTGTACGTCCCCGCGCGACACCCACGCCGGCCTCCTCCTGCACGTCCTGTGCTATTCAG GTATTAGGCTGTTTATTGAAATATCACCACACTCCAGATCAAAGTGGATTCCCACAAATCTTGCAGGTTCAGGGGCAGGCCACACCAACGGCGTGCGAGAGCTCAGAAATTGTTTG GTTCTTCCAACTGTGGTTGATGATCCGTAG
- the LOC127301610 gene encoding transcription factor SRM1-like isoform X3, which produces MWDAIAAAVPGKTPEDVRRHYELLVEDVDGIEAGRVPLLVYAGDAGPDDGGGSGGGGGKKGSGVDKGSSKSAEQERRKGIAWTEDEHRFSDSLSRSHLAA; this is translated from the exons ATGTGggacgccatcgccgccgccgtcccGGGCAAGACGCCCGAGGATGTCCGGCGCCACTACGAGCTGCTCGTTGAGGACGTCGACGGCATCGAGGCCGGCCGCGTGCCGCTGCTCGTCTACGCCGGTGATGCCGGGCCCGACGACGGCGGGGGCTCCGGGGGCGGGGGCGGGAAGAAGGGCTCGGGCGTCGACAAGGGCTCGTCCAAGTCCGCCGAGCAGGAGCGCCGGAAGGGGATCGCCTGGACCGAGGACGAGCACAG GTTCTCTGATTCTCTCTCAAGATCCCATCTTGCTGCATAA
- the LOC127301610 gene encoding transcription factor SRM1-like isoform X4, which produces MWDAIAAAVPGKTPEDVRRHYELLVEDVDGIEAGRVPLLVYAGDAGPDDGGGSGGGGGKKGSGVDKGSSKSAEQERRKGIAWTEDEHREEGK; this is translated from the exons ATGTGggacgccatcgccgccgccgtcccGGGCAAGACGCCCGAGGATGTCCGGCGCCACTACGAGCTGCTCGTTGAGGACGTCGACGGCATCGAGGCCGGCCGCGTGCCGCTGCTCGTCTACGCCGGTGATGCCGGGCCCGACGACGGCGGGGGCTCCGGGGGCGGGGGCGGGAAGAAGGGCTCGGGCGTCGACAAGGGCTCGTCCAAGTCCGCCGAGCAGGAGCGCCGGAAGGGGATCGCCTGGACCGAGGACGAGCACAG AGAAGAAGGAAAATGA